From the Bacillus sp. FJAT-22090 genome, the window CAAGCACTCGAGGCATAATTCAAGATTGACATTCAGAAAAATTAAATATAATATAAAAATATGAATGAATCATCATTCATATTTTTATTTTGGTGGTGAATTCATTGAAGAAAGACAAGCCTAAGTATAAACAAATTATCGATGCGGCAATTATTGTTATTGCAGAAAATGGCTATCATCAATCACAAGTTTCAAAAATAGCTAAACAAGCAGGTGTAGCCGACGGTACGATCTATTTATACTTTAAAAACAAGGAAGACATTTTAATCTCAGTTTTCGAAGAGAAGATGGAGATGTTCGCAGATAATTTAAAAGTTATTTTAGAAGAAAATACGACATCCTCCGAGAAATTATTTAAAATGATCGAAAATCATTTTAATGTATTAGCAGAAGATCATCATTTAGCAACAGTGACTCAATTAGAGTTAAGACAATCTAATTTAGCGCTAAGACTAAGAATCAATGAGATACTGAAAAACTATCTAGTTTTATTGGATACTATATTAAAAGAAGGAATTGAAAATGGTGAATTTGATCCAACGATCGATATTCGCTTAGCAAGACAGATGGTTTTTGGTACAATTGATGAGACGACTACTACTTGGGTAATGAATGAATACAAGTATGATTTAATTGCCTTAACAGAAAAAGTACATCGTCTATTATTTAAGGGGTTAAAAGCATAACAAAGGGGAAGTGAACAGATGGAATTTTTGTCATGGACTATTGAGGGTGGAGTAGCAACAGCTACGATCAACCGTCCGCCAGCAAATGCGTTGGCAAGAGGGGTTATATTAGAAATAAATGAATTACTGGATGCAGTAGAACACGATGAATCTGTCCGAGTTATATTGTTAAGGGGAGAAGGAAGATTCTTTTCAGCAGGAGCTGATATTAAAGAGTTTACTTCCATTTCTTCAGGAGCAGAATTTTCTGAATTGGCAGCAAGTGGTCAATCTATCTTTGAAAGACTAGAAACATTCTCCAAACCAGTCATTGCTGCAATTCATGGAGCTGCACTCGGTGGTGGTCTTGAACTAGCAATGAGCTGTCATATAAGACTAGTTGCAGAGAATGCTAAGCTAGGGCTACCTGAGTTACAACTAGGATTAATACCTGGTTTTGCAGGAACGCAACGTCTACCTCGTTATGTTGGTTTTGCGAAAGCGGCAGAGATGTTATTAACGAGTGATCCAATAAGTGGCAAAGATGCTGCGCAATTTGGACTTGCAAATCATGCATATCCGGAAGAAGAGCTATTTAATAGAGCACAAGAACTTGCAAGTAAAATTGCAACTAAAAGTCCTATTGCTGTTAAAGCAGCACTTGAAATGCTTCAATTTGTCAAACCGGCGTCATACCATGAAGGCGTGAAAGCGGAAGCAAGTGCATTTGGAACCGTTTTTGTTTCGGAAGATGCAAAAGAAGGTATTACTGCATTTTTAGAAAAAAGAAATCCTGTATTTAAAGGGAAGTAAAAATAATAATAAGATGCAATAGGAGGAATTCTACATGAATATTTATGTTTTAGTAAAACGTACATTTGATACAGAAGAAAAGATTGTTGTAAACGGTGGCAAAATTCAAGAAGACGGAGCAGAATTCATCATTAATCCATACGATGAATATGCAATTGAAGAAGCTATTCAAGTTCGTGATGCACATGGTGGAGAAGTAACTGTCTTAACGATGGGCGGAGAAGACGCTGAGAAACAACTTCGTACAGCACTAGCGATGGGAGCAGATAAGGCGGTTCTAATCAATACAGAGGATGATGTAGAAGAATTGGATCAATTTACATCGGCTTATATTATTTCTGAATACTTAAAAGATAAAAATCCAGACTTAATCTTAGCAGGTAACGTTGCGATTGACGGTGGTTCTGGTCAAGTTGGTCCGCGTGTTGCAGAATTACTAGGCATCAATTATGTTACAACTATTACTAATTTAGAAATTGATGGAACTACAGTGACTATCAAACGTGACGTAGAAGGAGATACAGAAGTTTTGGAAACTTCTTTACCACTATTAGTAACAGCTCAACAGGGACTAAACGAACCACGTTACCCATCATTGCCTGGAATTATGAAAGCAAAGAAAAAACCTCTAGAAGAATTAGAGTTGGATGACTTAGATATTGATGAAGACGATGTAGAAGCAAAAACAGAAACAATTGAAATTTATTTACCTCCTAAAAAGGAAGCCGGAAAAATATTGGAAGGCGATTTAGCTGACCAAGTAAAAGAGTTAGTTCATTTACTTCATTCAGAAGCAAAAGTGATTTAATCATTTTCTTTAGAAGCTTCACATTTAAGTAGAGAACTGATTATGAACGAATTTATATTTAAAATAGGAGGAAATAAACATGTCTAAAAAAGTATTAGTATTAGGAGAAGCACGTGAAGGTGCTTTACGTAATGTATCATACGAAGCAATTGCCGCTGCAAAACAAATTTCAAGTGGCGGAGAAGTAGTTAGTGTTCTCTTAGGAGATTCAGTGAAGGATTTTGCTGGTGAATTAGGAAAATTTGGAGCAGACCGCGTTATCACTGTAGAACATCCTCATTTAAAACAATATACTTCTGATGGCTACGGGCAAGCATTACTTGCTGTAATTGACCAAGAGCAACCAGAAGCTATTGTTTTTGGACATACTGCATTAGGTAAAGATCTATCACCGAAAATTGCTAGTAAATTACAAGTTGGCTTAGTATCGGATGTTACATCAATTGAGGGTGAAGGTGATTCAGCAGTATTTGTTCGCCCAATTTATTCTGGTAAAGCATTTGAAAAGGTTAAAGTAAAAGAAGGAATTGAATTTATTACGATCCGTCCAAATAATATTGCACCACTTTCAAAAGATGATAGTAAATCAGTAGATGTTTCTTCGTTATCTGTTGATATTACGAATCTACGAACTATTATTAAAGAAGTAGTTCGTAAATCTACTGAAGGTGTTGACTTATCAGAGGCAAAAGTGGTTGTTGCTGGTGGACGTGGTGTGAAGAGTGAAGAAGGTTTCGCGCCTTTAAAAGAGCTTGCAGACGTTTTAGGTGGGGCAGTTGGAGCATCTCGTGGAGCTTGTGACGCGGACTATTGTGACTATTCACTGCAAATTGGTCAAACAGGAAAAGTTGTTACCCCAGACCTTTATATAGCAGCAGGTATTTCAGGAGCTATCCAACATTTAGCAGGTATGTCTAACTCGAAAATTATTGTTGCGATCAATAAAGATCCAGAAGCGAATATTTTCAAAGTAGCTGACTATGGTATTGTAGGAGATTTATTTGAAGTAATTCCAATGCTTACAGAGGAATTTAAAAAGTTAAAAGTAAACGCTTAAAAAATTGCTCGGCTCTCTTTGGAGCCGAGCTTTTGCTTGTAGGAGAGTAAGGGAGTAAGATGACACCCCTGGGGTTGTCCAATAAATAAGAAAATCGTTGAAATGGCTCCCTTTCCGCAGGGGTTACCTCTACCTCCTCGCTACGTTCCAGGGTCTTCGATTAACGCTCTTACCGCAGGGAGTATCGCCTTTTTCAACGATTTTCTATATGTTGTTTGGAGGCACCTCGATCTCCCGCTAAAAGCGACTGGTAAGCTTCGAAAATCAAATGCTTCAACAGGTGTAAGCTAATATGTAGAAGTAGCAATATGAGTCTGCTATAATCTATCTATAGTTAACCAAAGGAGGAATTTTTTTATGGCAATAGTTCACGGAACAGATCAAACCTTCTCTCAAGAAGTGGAAAAAGGATTAGTATTAGTAGATTTTTGGGCAACATGGTGTGGCCCTTGTAAAATGATTGCTCCTGTTTTAGAAGAAATGGATGCTGAAATGAGCGATAAAG encodes:
- a CDS encoding TetR/AcrR family transcriptional regulator — translated: MKKDKPKYKQIIDAAIIVIAENGYHQSQVSKIAKQAGVADGTIYLYFKNKEDILISVFEEKMEMFADNLKVILEENTTSSEKLFKMIENHFNVLAEDHHLATVTQLELRQSNLALRLRINEILKNYLVLLDTILKEGIENGEFDPTIDIRLARQMVFGTIDETTTTWVMNEYKYDLIALTEKVHRLLFKGLKA
- a CDS encoding enoyl-CoA hydratase, whose protein sequence is MEFLSWTIEGGVATATINRPPANALARGVILEINELLDAVEHDESVRVILLRGEGRFFSAGADIKEFTSISSGAEFSELAASGQSIFERLETFSKPVIAAIHGAALGGGLELAMSCHIRLVAENAKLGLPELQLGLIPGFAGTQRLPRYVGFAKAAEMLLTSDPISGKDAAQFGLANHAYPEEELFNRAQELASKIATKSPIAVKAALEMLQFVKPASYHEGVKAEASAFGTVFVSEDAKEGITAFLEKRNPVFKGK
- a CDS encoding electron transfer flavoprotein subunit beta/FixA family protein; amino-acid sequence: MNIYVLVKRTFDTEEKIVVNGGKIQEDGAEFIINPYDEYAIEEAIQVRDAHGGEVTVLTMGGEDAEKQLRTALAMGADKAVLINTEDDVEELDQFTSAYIISEYLKDKNPDLILAGNVAIDGGSGQVGPRVAELLGINYVTTITNLEIDGTTVTIKRDVEGDTEVLETSLPLLVTAQQGLNEPRYPSLPGIMKAKKKPLEELELDDLDIDEDDVEAKTETIEIYLPPKKEAGKILEGDLADQVKELVHLLHSEAKVI
- a CDS encoding electron transfer flavoprotein subunit alpha/FixB family protein, whose translation is MSKKVLVLGEAREGALRNVSYEAIAAAKQISSGGEVVSVLLGDSVKDFAGELGKFGADRVITVEHPHLKQYTSDGYGQALLAVIDQEQPEAIVFGHTALGKDLSPKIASKLQVGLVSDVTSIEGEGDSAVFVRPIYSGKAFEKVKVKEGIEFITIRPNNIAPLSKDDSKSVDVSSLSVDITNLRTIIKEVVRKSTEGVDLSEAKVVVAGGRGVKSEEGFAPLKELADVLGGAVGASRGACDADYCDYSLQIGQTGKVVTPDLYIAAGISGAIQHLAGMSNSKIIVAINKDPEANIFKVADYGIVGDLFEVIPMLTEEFKKLKVNA